A genomic region of Trifolium pratense cultivar HEN17-A07 linkage group LG3, ARS_RC_1.1, whole genome shotgun sequence contains the following coding sequences:
- the LOC123912945 gene encoding cytochrome P450 71D9-like: protein MAHNMFFAMAPLVLYFTYLLSFVLLTLMVQKIRKKKSYSTYNIPRGPTKLPIIGNIHNLLSSQPHRKLRDLAKKYGPVMHLQLGEVSTIVISSPECAMEVMKTHDIHFATRPKILATEILSYNSTNIAFAPYGNYWRQLRKICTMELLSLKRVNSYQPIREEVFCNLVKWIASQNGLQINLTEAILSSIYTIVSRAAFGNKCKDQEKFITLVKETVKVAAGFDLGDLFPSAKWLQHVTGLRPKLEGFQKQTDQILENIINEHKEEKYTKAKRDQGEVEDLVDVLLNYEDGSDQDFSLTKNNIKAIILDIFGAGGETSASTIDWAMVEMIRDPKIMKKAQAEVRGLFSMKGRVDENYINELNYLKLVVKETLRLHPPVPLLLPRECGQACEINGYKIPIKSKVIVNAWAIARDPNYWTEPERFYPERFIDSDIDYKASNFEYIPFGAGRRICPGSSFGLRNIELALALLLYHFDWMLPSGIRSEKLEMTEEFGVAVRRKDDLFLVPVVYHPLNVT, encoded by the exons ATGGCTCATAATATGTTTTTTGCCATGGCTCCATTAGTCCTCTATTTTACATATCTTCTCTCCTTTGTCCTCTTAACCCTTATGGTACAGAagataagaaagaagaaaagttACTCAACTTATAACATACCACGAGGGCCTACAAAGCTACCCATTATAGGAAATATACACAATCTGTTAAGCTCTCAACCCCATCGGAAATTAAGAGACCTGGCCAAAAAATATGGACCCGTAATGCATCTTCAACTTGGAGAGGTTTCGACTATTGTCATTTCATCACCCGAGTGTGCTATGGAGGTGATGAAAACCCATGATATTCACTTTGCAACAAGGCCTAAAATCCTTGCTACAGAAATACTGTCTTACAATTCTACAAATATAGCTTTTGCTCCTTATGGTAATTATTGGAGACAGCTACGAAAAATTTGCACAATGGAGCTTTTAAGCCTAAAAAGGGTCAACTCATACCAACCAATTAGAGAAGAAGTGTTTTGCAATCTTGTCAAATGGATTGCTTCACAGAACGGATTGCAAATCAATCTCACCGAAGCTATACTTTCTTCAATATACACAATTGTTTCGAGGGCAGCCTTTGGCAATAAATGCAAAGACCAAGAAAAATTTATAACATTGGTAAAAGAAACAGTAAAGGTTGCAGCAGGTTTTGACTTGGGAGATTTGTTTCCCTCAGCTAAATGGCTACAGCATGTTACTGGTTTGAGGCCTAAGCTTGAGGGGTTTCAGAAACAAACTGATCAGATACTAGAAAACATCATCAATGAGCATAAAGAGGAAAAGTACACTAAAGCCAAACGTGATCAAGGTGAAGTAGAAGATCTGGTTGATGTTCTCTTAAATTATGAGGATGGTAGTGACCAGGACTTTTCCttaacaaaaaacaatattaaGGCTATAATCCTG GACATTTTTGGTGCTGGAGGTGAAACATCAGCAAGCACCATAGATTGGGCAATGGTAGAAATGATAAGGGAtccaaaaataatgaagaaagcACAAGCTGAGGTGAGAGGGCTTTTCTCAATGAAAGGAAGGGTAGATGAAAATTACATTAACGAACTCAATTATTTGAAATTGGTTGTCAAAGAAACCCTGAGGTTACACCCTCCAGTTCCTCTTTTGCTACCAAGAGAATGTGGTCAAGCATGCGAGATAAATGGTTATAAAATACCGATTAAGAGTAAGGTGATAGTCAATGCTTGGGCAATTGCAAGAGATCCAAACTACTGGACTGAACCAGAAAGATTTTATCCAGAGAGATTCATTGATAGTGATATTGACTATAAAGCGAGTAATTTTGAGTACATTCCTTTTGGTGCCGGAAGAAGAATATGCCCAGGGAGCTCATTTGGGTTGAGAAATATTGAGTTGGCCCTTGCGTTGTTGTTGTATCATTTTGACTGGATGCTTCCAAGTGGAATCAGAAGTGAAAAGTTGGAAATGACAGAGGAATTTGGAGTCGCAGTGAGAAGAAAAGATGATCTTTTTTTGGTTCCTGTTGTTTATCATCCTTTGAATGTCACATGA